The segment TCGGAAACCAGAATGATCATCCGGTCGCCGGTTTCACGAGTGACCAGCGTTTCCTGGCATTTCTTCAAACCCAGTCCAATCATCGTTCCGCCACCGTAGCCTCTGGGTAACTTGCGGGGATTCAAAAATGGCACGGCACAGCGGAAAGCCGACGGGTCGGTCGTCAGCGGAATCCAGTGTTGAGCTTTGTCGCCAAAGACCGTTAGCCCGAATGCATCGCCGGGCCGTTGGTCAACGAATCCGTTGATGGCTTCCATGGCGGCATCGTAACGTGTTCCTGCTCCGAACTTGGCCGTCATGCTGCCGCTCAAGTCCAGACAAAACTCGATGTTCGTCAGTTCTCGCTCGGCTTTGGGGACGCTTAAATGCCGCGGCCCGGCCAGTAAAATGATTGCCACGGCCATCATCAAAGGCATCGAGCTGAGAAAGCAGCGGATGAAGAAGTCTGACCAACGCCCCGATCGCGCGATGCCAAAATCCTGCGGCAACGCGATGCGTCGGTCGCTTCCCAGACCCAGCGACGGCAGTCGATCACGCAACCAAATCCACGCCAGCAACGTCGCCGGGATGAACAGAAACAACAGAATGCGCCAGTCGCTGAAGCTCACGTGCTGGCCTCCAGTTCGTCGACGGGCAGGCTGCGATAGGGTTCCAACAGTTTCGCCAGGTCGACGTTCTGATGGTCTTTGGCCGGCCGATGCATCCAGCTTTCCAGTTGACGCATCAGAGGTCCAGCCTGTTCGTTGGCTTTGATTTTTACCATCGCTTCGTCGAGCGGCATGGACTCATAGCCCAAACGTTTTCGCCACCAGGAAAACAACATCCGTTCGAGCTCCGCATACTGCTGCGGTGCGACCTTGCTTTCGAACGCCGCTTCCAAACGATCCCTCAGTAAGTCGGCCAGCGATCGCGGAGGGGGTCCGGAGTCCACGTTCTGGGCTTTCTTGCCTCGCCCACCAAAGATCAGAGCCAGCAATACCAAACTCCACAGTCCCGCTGCCGCAATCATCACGACTTTATAGCCGCCCATTCGCGGCAGCCAGCCTTCGGGAAGCTGGTTCGGCGTGATCTGTCCGGCAGGCAGCAGCGATTTGATCTCCACAAGCACTGCGGGCAGTTCGCCCTTTTCCTCACCGTCTTTTCTGACCAGCCATTCGGTCAGATCGTAGGGCCCGGGCTCAAGCCCCGAAAACCGAAGCGTGTAACGAAACGAGTCACCGTGCCGAATCGCATCAACAACCTGCACAATCATCGCCGGGTCTCCAGTGAGCGGTTTGGCAACCAGTTCACCGCCAGGCAAAATGATGTCGGATAAAACTCCCGGCGCGCCGACGGTCGGTGAAGCAAGTGCTTGTTCCTCTGTCGAATCGGGTGAAGTCGAAGAGTCGCCCTGAACGACGATCGACATCGCAATGACGATCAGAATTCGCGATACCATCAGGGTTTGGGCTGAGACTGCCGCTGCCATCATCGTGCTCCTCGACCAAGTAAACCTCGGGACTTGAAGAAGTGCCGTAGTTGATACGCGAAAGGCTCATCCGTTCGCACTGTCAGATGGTCGACGCGACCGCGCTTCAGTTCCTGAGCCAGGCTTTCCTGATCGATGCCCAGACCGTGGCCTCGCGTCGTCATCGTCCGACCAGTTTCTGCTTCCCGGCCGCGAATGAAGCCGGCGCCGCGAATCGATGCTTCTGCCGGATCAATCATCTGTATCGCAACG is part of the Mariniblastus fucicola genome and harbors:
- a CDS encoding vWA domain-containing protein; protein product: MSFSDWRILLFLFIPATLLAWIWLRDRLPSLGLGSDRRIALPQDFGIARSGRWSDFFIRCFLSSMPLMMAVAIILLAGPRHLSVPKAERELTNIEFCLDLSGSMTAKFGAGTRYDAAMEAINGFVDQRPGDAFGLTVFGDKAQHWIPLTTDPSAFRCAVPFLNPRKLPRGYGGGTMIGLGLKKCQETLVTRETGDRMIILVSDGASFDLGDGKEEIIGKSLRDDNIVVYSIHIGNGVTPPEVSTITNIANGKSFNPQDVQSLQGVFQRIDKMEVAEMKQTYAEVLDWFAPFSIAGISLAGVALCSMMLFRYTPW